A DNA window from Engystomops pustulosus chromosome 6, aEngPut4.maternal, whole genome shotgun sequence contains the following coding sequences:
- the LRRC4B gene encoding leucine-rich repeat-containing protein 4B: protein MVTNHCTHRMLGLKIFRMILKQVLLISWVSSLALGGTSPSCPSACSCSNQASRVACTRKELVEVPESISVNTRYLNLQENIIQVIKTDTFKHLRHLEILQLSKNLIRKIEVGAFNGLPNLSTLELFDNRLTTVPTQAFEYLSKLRELWLRNNPIESIPSYAFNRVPSLRRLDLGELKKLEYISEAAFEGLVNLRYLNLGMCNLKDIPNLTALVRLEELELSGNRLEMIRPGSFQGLTSLRKLWLMHAHVTTIERNAFDDLKSLEELNLSHNNLMSLPHDLFTPLHRLERVHLNHNPWHCNCDVLWLSWWLKETVPNNTTCCARCHSPPNLKTRYIGELDQSHFTCYAPVIVEPPTDLNVTEGMAAELKCRTGTSMTSVNWLTPNGTLMTHGSYRVRISVLHDGTLNFTNVTVQDTGQYTCMVTNSAGNTTASATLNVSAAADPATTDYTYFTTVTVETMDSSPEEIKPTDKEPGPTTTVRWGITYSTTSLTPRSTRSTEKTFTIPITDVTENIMKDLDDVMKTTKIIIGCFVAITFMAAVMLIAFYKLRKQHQLHKHHGPTRTIEIINVEDEIPATAPGDNHMALPAIEHDHLNHYTAFKSHYNNNTGTLNCAKNPMLNSIHEPLLFKSSSKENVQETQI, encoded by the coding sequence ATGGTCACCAACCATTGCACCCACAGGATGCTTGGTTTGAAGATTTTTAGAATGATTTTGAAGCAAGTTTTACTCATCTCATGGGTCTCATCCCTGGCCCTGGGAGGAACATCACCATCTTGTCCCTCTGCCTGTTCTTGCAGCAATCAGGCCAGTCGAGTTGCATGTACACGGAAAGAACTGGTGGAAGTACCAGAAAGTATCTCAGTCAATACGCGATACCTGAACCTTCAGGAGAACATTATTCAGGTTATCAAAACAGACACTTTTAAGCACCTCCGACATTTGGAAATCTTACAGCTCAGCAAAAATCTTATTCGGAAGATTGAGGTTGGTGCTTTTAATGGACTCCCAAACTTGAGCACATTGGAGCTTTTCGATAATCGTTTGACCACTGTTCCTACCCAAGCCTTTGAATATCTATCCAAGCTAAGGGAGCTGTGGCTAAGAAACAATCCAATTGAAAGTATCCCATCATATGCTTTCAACAGAGTTCCTTCTTTGAGAAGACTTGATTTGGGAGAACTCAAGAAGTTGGAGTATATTTCTGAAGCTGCTTTTGAGGGTCTTGTGAACTTAAGATACCTAAATCTGGGCATGTGCAATTTAAAAGATATACCCAACTTAACAGCCTTGGTCAGACTGGAAGAACTAGAGTTGTCTGGAAACCGTCTAGAAATGATTCGTCCTGGTTCCTTTCAGGGTCTGACAAGCTTGCGAAAGTTATGGCTGATGCATGCTCATGTGACAACCATAGAACGCAATGCTTTTGATGACTTGAAATCATTGGAGGAACTTAATCTTTCTCACAACAATTTAATGTCTCTTCCCCATGATCTTTTTACTCCTCTTCACCGCCTGGAGCGAGTACACCTTAACCATAATCCTTGGCATTGCAACTGTGACGTTTTGTGGTTAAGCTGGTGGTTAAAAGAGACGGTACCAAACAATACGACCTGTTGTGCGCGTTGTCATTCCCCTCCGAACTTAAaaactagatacataggagaacTAGATCAGAGTCACTTCACATGCTATGCCCCAGTAATAGTTGAGCCACCCACTGATCTCAATGTGACTGAGGGCATGGCTGCAGAGCTCAAGTGCAGAACAGGTACATCAATGACATCGGTCAACTGGTTAACACCAAATGGGACGTTGATGACTCACGGTTCCTATAGAGTACGTATTTCTGTTTTACATGACGGCACACTGAATTTTACAAATGTTACGGTACAGGACACGGGACAATACACGTGTATGGTGACAAATTCAGCAGGAAATACAACAGCATCTGCAACTCTTAACGTTTCTGCTGCGGCTGATCCAGCAACTACCGATTATACATATTTTACAACTGTTACGGTGGAGACTATGGACTCATCCCCAGAGGAAATAAAGCCTACTGATAAGGAGCCTGGTCCAACGACAACAGTTCGATGGGGGATAACATACTCTACCACGTCACTTACTCCACGAAGTACCCGATCCACAGAGAAGACATTTACTATCCCGATAACAGATGTGACAGAGAACATCATGAAAGATCTAGACGATGTCATGAAGACAACCAAGATCATCATCGGGTGCTTTGTGGCCATCACATTTATGGCAGCCGTCATGTTAATCGCATTTTACAAACTCCGTAAACAGCACCAGCTACACAAACATCACGGGCCAACACGAACTATTGAAATTATCAATGTTGAAGATGAAATACCAGCTACTGCCCCAGGAGACAACCATATGGCGCTCCCTGCTATTGAGCATGATCACCTTAACCATTATACAGCATTCAAGTCCCATTATAACAACAATACAGGAACACTTAACTGTGCCAAAAACCCCATGCTGAACTCCATTCATGAACCCCTTCTGTTCAAAAGCAGCTCGAAGGAAAATGTgcaagaaacacaaatttag